A region from the Enterobacter roggenkampii genome encodes:
- a CDS encoding carbamate kinase family protein, producing the protein MKELMVVAIGGNSIIKDNASQSIEHQAQAVKAVAESVLEMLASDYDIVLTHGNGPQVGLDLRRAEIAHEREGLPLTPLANCVADTQGGIGYLIQQALNNRLAARGEQKAVTVVTQVEVDKNDPGFTHPTKPIGAFFSETQRDELQRAHPGWHFVEDSGRGYRRVVASPQPLRIVEADAIKTLTQKGFVVIGAGGGGIPVVRTEQGDYQSVDAVIDKDLSTALLAREIRADVLVITTGVEKVCIHFGKPNQQALDTVSVAQMTRYKDEGHFPAGSMLPKIVASLAFLHHGGKRVIITSPDCLPAALRGETGTHIVNEGR; encoded by the coding sequence ATGAAAGAGCTTATGGTCGTTGCCATCGGCGGCAACAGCATTATCAAAGACAACGCCAGCCAGTCGATTGAACATCAGGCGCAGGCGGTTAAAGCGGTGGCAGAGTCGGTGCTCGAAATGCTGGCCTCCGACTATGACATCGTGCTCACCCACGGCAACGGTCCGCAGGTGGGGCTGGATCTGCGCCGCGCCGAAATCGCCCACGAGCGGGAAGGGCTCCCGCTGACCCCGCTGGCAAACTGCGTGGCGGACACCCAGGGCGGCATCGGCTACCTCATTCAGCAGGCGCTGAACAACCGCCTTGCCGCGCGCGGGGAGCAAAAAGCGGTCACGGTCGTCACGCAGGTGGAGGTGGATAAAAACGATCCCGGTTTCACGCACCCCACGAAGCCGATCGGCGCGTTCTTCAGCGAGACGCAGCGCGACGAACTGCAGCGCGCGCACCCGGGCTGGCACTTTGTTGAGGATTCGGGCCGGGGCTACCGTCGCGTGGTGGCCTCCCCGCAGCCGCTGCGCATCGTTGAGGCCGACGCCATCAAGACGCTGACGCAAAAAGGCTTTGTGGTGATTGGCGCGGGCGGCGGCGGTATTCCGGTGGTGCGCACTGAGCAGGGCGATTACCAGAGCGTCGACGCGGTGATTGATAAAGATCTCTCCACCGCGCTGCTGGCGCGCGAGATCCGCGCCGACGTGCTGGTGATCACCACCGGGGTTGAAAAAGTGTGCATCCACTTTGGCAAGCCGAACCAGCAGGCGCTGGACACGGTGAGCGTGGCGCAGATGACGCGTTACAAAGACGAGGGCCATTTCCCGGCGGGCAGCATGCTGCCCAAAATCGTCGCCTCGCTGGCATTTTTACACCACGGCGGCAAGCGCGTGATCATCACCTCGCCGGACTGCCTGCCCGCCGCGCTGCGCGGGGAAACCGGTACCCATATTGTGAATGAAGGAAGATAA
- a CDS encoding DUF1116 domain-containing protein: MTTLFNQPLNVINVGIAMFSDDLKKQHVPVTPLDWTPPGQGNMQVVEALDQLAKKPLAEKIAAANQIALERIIQSHPVLVGYDQAINVVPGMTRTTILHAGPPVSWENMCGAMKGAVTGALVFEGLATDLEDAARLAASGEIAFSPCHEHDCVGSMAGVTSASMFMHIVENKTYGNRAFTNLSEQMAKILRMGANDQSVIDRLNWMRDVLGPMLRDAMKIIGEIDLRLMLAQALHMGDECHNRNNAGTTLLIQALTPGLIQAGYPVEQQREVFEFVASSDYFSGPTWMAMCKAALDAAHGIEYSTVVTTMARNGYEFGLRVSGLPGQWFTGPAQQVIGPMFAGYKPEDSGLDIGDSAITETYGIGGFAMATAPAIVALVGGTVEEAIDFSRQMREITLGENPNVTIPLLSFMGIPTAIDITKVAGSGILPVINTAIAHKDAGIGMIGAGIVHPPFSCFEKALLTFRDRYFL, translated from the coding sequence ATGACCACCTTATTCAACCAGCCGCTGAACGTCATTAACGTCGGCATTGCGATGTTCAGCGACGATCTTAAAAAGCAGCACGTACCCGTGACCCCGCTCGACTGGACGCCGCCGGGGCAGGGCAATATGCAGGTGGTGGAAGCGCTCGACCAGCTGGCGAAAAAACCGCTGGCGGAGAAGATTGCCGCCGCTAACCAAATCGCCCTCGAGCGCATTATTCAGTCCCATCCGGTGCTGGTGGGCTATGACCAGGCGATTAACGTTGTGCCGGGGATGACCCGCACCACCATTCTGCACGCCGGTCCGCCAGTCTCCTGGGAAAACATGTGCGGCGCGATGAAAGGCGCGGTCACCGGCGCGCTGGTGTTTGAAGGTCTGGCGACGGATCTGGAGGATGCGGCCAGGCTTGCCGCCTCCGGGGAGATCGCCTTCTCGCCGTGCCACGAGCACGACTGCGTGGGCTCCATGGCGGGCGTCACCTCTGCGTCGATGTTTATGCACATCGTGGAGAACAAAACCTACGGCAACCGCGCCTTCACCAACCTCAGCGAGCAGATGGCGAAGATCCTGCGCATGGGCGCCAACGACCAGAGCGTCATCGATCGCCTGAACTGGATGCGCGACGTGCTCGGCCCGATGCTGCGCGACGCGATGAAGATTATCGGCGAAATCGACCTGCGCCTGATGCTGGCCCAGGCGCTGCACATGGGCGACGAGTGCCACAACCGCAACAATGCGGGCACCACGCTGCTGATCCAGGCGCTGACCCCGGGGCTGATCCAGGCGGGCTACCCGGTTGAGCAGCAGCGCGAGGTATTCGAGTTTGTCGCCAGCAGCGACTACTTCTCCGGCCCGACGTGGATGGCGATGTGTAAAGCCGCGCTGGACGCCGCCCACGGCATTGAATACAGCACCGTGGTTACCACCATGGCGCGTAACGGCTACGAGTTCGGCCTGCGCGTTTCCGGCCTGCCGGGGCAGTGGTTCACCGGCCCGGCGCAGCAGGTGATTGGCCCGATGTTCGCGGGCTATAAGCCGGAGGATTCCGGGCTGGACATCGGCGACAGCGCGATCACCGAAACCTACGGCATCGGCGGCTTTGCGATGGCGACGGCACCGGCAATCGTGGCGCTGGTGGGCGGCACGGTGGAGGAAGCCATCGACTTCTCCCGTCAGATGCGCGAAATCACCCTTGGCGAAAACCCGAACGTCACCATTCCGCTGCTCTCCTTTATGGGGATCCCGACCGCCATCGACATCACGAAGGTCGCGGGCAGCGGCATTCTGCCGGTCATCAATACCGCCATTGCCCACAAAGACGCGGGCATCGGCATGATAGGGGCGGGCATCGTTCACCCGCCGTTTAGCTGTTTTGAAAAGGCGCTGTTGACCTTCCGCGATCGCTACTTTTTATAA
- the fdrA gene encoding acyl-CoA synthetase FdrA: MPTKIVIKKNTYYDSVSLMSVSTKANKLPGVEQAFVAMATEMNKGVLKNLGLLTPELNEAKNGDLMIVIKGDAANDETLAAIEALFTRKESAGSHEARYATIASAKKHRPESNLAVISVNGTFAAREARQALEHDLNVMLFSDNVSLDDELALKQLAHKKGLLMMGPDCGTAIINGAGLCFANAVRRGPIGIVGASGTGSQELSVRIHEFGGGVSQLIGTGGRDLSEKIGGLMMLDAIDMLEADEGTEVIALISKPPAPAVAEKVLARARACRKPVIVCFLGRNEPPADEDGLQFARGTKEAALKAVLLTGIKKESLDLHPLNWPLIEEVRARLTPQQKYIRGLFCGGTLCDEAMFAALAKFDDVYSNIQPDPAKRLSDISVSKAHTFLDFGDDEFTNGKPHPMIDPTNRISRLLQEARDPEVGVIVMDFVLGFGAHEDPVGVMIEAIKEAQAIAKADNRPLEILGYVLGTDQDPQSLAQQCQRLTDAGVIWASSSTNTGLLAREFVCKGENA, translated from the coding sequence ATGCCAACGAAAATCGTGATTAAAAAGAATACGTATTATGACTCCGTGTCATTAATGTCCGTTTCCACCAAAGCCAATAAATTGCCGGGCGTCGAGCAGGCCTTTGTCGCCATGGCGACGGAGATGAATAAGGGCGTATTAAAAAACCTCGGGCTGTTAACGCCGGAATTAAATGAGGCGAAAAACGGCGACCTGATGATCGTCATTAAAGGCGATGCGGCAAATGATGAAACCCTGGCGGCCATCGAAGCGCTGTTTACGCGTAAAGAGAGCGCGGGCTCCCATGAAGCACGCTACGCGACGATTGCCAGCGCCAAAAAACATCGCCCGGAGAGCAACCTCGCGGTGATTTCCGTCAACGGCACCTTCGCTGCCCGCGAAGCGCGCCAGGCGCTGGAACACGATCTCAACGTGATGCTCTTCTCCGATAACGTGTCGCTCGACGACGAGCTGGCGCTGAAGCAGCTGGCGCATAAGAAAGGGCTGCTGATGATGGGGCCGGACTGCGGCACCGCCATCATCAACGGCGCGGGATTGTGCTTCGCCAACGCGGTGCGTCGCGGGCCGATTGGCATCGTCGGCGCGTCCGGCACAGGCAGCCAGGAGCTGAGCGTGCGCATCCATGAATTCGGCGGTGGTGTGTCGCAGCTGATTGGCACCGGCGGGCGCGATCTTAGCGAGAAGATCGGCGGCCTGATGATGCTCGACGCCATCGACATGCTGGAAGCCGACGAGGGCACAGAGGTGATTGCGCTGATCTCCAAGCCGCCTGCGCCCGCAGTTGCCGAAAAAGTGCTGGCCCGCGCGCGCGCCTGCCGCAAGCCCGTCATTGTCTGTTTCCTTGGTCGCAATGAGCCGCCCGCCGATGAAGACGGACTGCAGTTTGCGCGCGGCACCAAAGAGGCGGCGCTGAAGGCCGTTCTGCTTACCGGCATCAAAAAAGAGTCCCTCGATCTGCACCCGCTCAACTGGCCATTGATCGAAGAGGTGCGCGCCCGCCTGACCCCGCAGCAGAAGTACATTCGCGGCCTGTTCTGCGGCGGCACCCTGTGCGACGAGGCGATGTTTGCGGCGCTTGCGAAATTCGACGACGTCTACAGCAACATCCAGCCGGATCCGGCTAAGCGCCTGAGCGACATAAGCGTCAGTAAAGCCCATACCTTCCTCGACTTTGGCGACGATGAGTTCACCAACGGCAAGCCGCACCCGATGATCGACCCGACCAACCGCATCAGCCGCCTGCTGCAGGAGGCGCGCGATCCGGAAGTGGGCGTCATCGTGATGGACTTCGTGCTGGGCTTCGGCGCGCACGAAGATCCGGTAGGGGTGATGATCGAAGCGATCAAAGAGGCGCAGGCCATCGCGAAAGCCGATAACCGTCCGCTTGAGATCCTCGGCTACGTGCTCGGCACCGACCAGGATCCGCAGTCGCTGGCGCAGCAGTGCCAGCGGCTGACCGACGCAGGCGTCATCTGGGCCAGCAGCAGCACCAATACCGGATTACTGGCACGCGAATTTGTCTGCAAAGGGGAGAACGCATAA
- a CDS encoding ankyrin repeat domain-containing protein, with amino-acid sequence MSATELVTEFLLAAEEGNSDALKACLEKGVDINATNRQKRTAVTIASLKKHYSCVALLIAAGADIDKQDQTCFNPFLISCLTNDLTLLRLVLPANPDLDRLTRFGGVGITPASEKGHVEIVRELLEKTDINVNHTNFVGWTPLLEAIVLNDGGAKQQEIVKLLLDHGANPHMTDKYGKTPLELAREKGFTEIADLLLAAGA; translated from the coding sequence ATGTCTGCAACTGAACTGGTTACGGAATTTCTGCTGGCGGCAGAAGAGGGAAATAGCGATGCGCTAAAAGCCTGTCTGGAAAAAGGCGTGGATATTAACGCCACTAACCGCCAGAAAAGAACCGCCGTTACGATTGCCAGCCTGAAAAAACACTATTCCTGCGTGGCGTTATTAATTGCCGCCGGGGCAGATATTGATAAACAGGACCAGACCTGTTTTAACCCCTTCCTGATCAGCTGCCTGACGAACGATTTAACCCTCCTGCGGCTGGTATTACCCGCGAATCCGGATCTCGACCGCCTTACCCGCTTCGGCGGCGTGGGCATTACCCCTGCCAGTGAAAAAGGGCACGTGGAGATCGTGCGCGAGCTGCTGGAAAAAACCGACATTAACGTTAACCACACCAACTTTGTCGGCTGGACGCCGCTGCTGGAAGCCATCGTGTTAAACGACGGCGGTGCGAAACAGCAAGAGATTGTGAAGCTGCTGCTGGATCACGGCGCGAACCCGCACATGACCGACAAATACGGCAAAACCCCGCTCGAACTGGCGCGGGAGAAAGGCTTCACTGAGATTGCCGACCTGCTGCTGGCGGCGGGCGCGTAA
- a CDS encoding LysR substrate-binding domain-containing protein, with product MNSIFTEENLLAFTTAARFGSFSKAAAELGVTTSAISYTIKRMETGLDVVLFVRNTRSIELTESGFYFYRKATDLLNDFHAIKRGIDTISQGIEARVRICINQLLYTPRHTARLLQVLKKQFPTCQITVTTEVYNGVWDSIINNQANIAIGAPDTLLDGGGIDYTEIGAIRWVFAIAPAHPLAFVPEPIAESQLRLYPNIMVEDTAHTINKKVGWLLHGQEAILVPDFNTKCQCQILGEGIGFLPEYMARDAVEDGLLVTRRINNPRQDSRMLLATQHAATGQVTRWIKQQFGPAGVLTDIYSDLLWRA from the coding sequence ATGAATTCCATCTTTACCGAAGAGAACCTGCTGGCCTTCACCACCGCCGCACGCTTCGGCAGCTTCAGCAAGGCGGCTGCCGAGCTGGGGGTCACCACCTCGGCCATCAGTTACACCATCAAGCGGATGGAAACCGGGCTGGACGTGGTGCTGTTTGTGCGTAACACGCGCAGCATTGAGCTGACCGAGTCCGGGTTCTACTTTTACCGCAAAGCCACCGACCTGCTTAACGACTTCCACGCCATCAAGCGCGGGATTGATACCATTTCACAGGGCATCGAGGCGCGGGTGCGCATCTGTATCAACCAGCTGTTATATACGCCGCGCCATACCGCGCGGCTGCTCCAGGTGCTGAAAAAGCAGTTTCCTACCTGCCAGATCACCGTCACCACGGAGGTCTATAACGGCGTGTGGGATTCGATCATCAACAACCAGGCCAATATCGCCATTGGCGCGCCGGACACGCTGCTCGACGGCGGCGGAATTGACTACACCGAGATCGGCGCCATCCGCTGGGTGTTTGCCATTGCGCCGGCGCATCCGCTGGCGTTCGTTCCGGAACCGATAGCGGAGAGCCAGCTGCGCCTGTATCCCAACATCATGGTGGAAGATACCGCACACACCATTAACAAGAAGGTGGGCTGGCTGCTGCACGGTCAGGAGGCGATTCTGGTGCCGGACTTTAATACCAAATGCCAGTGTCAGATCCTGGGCGAAGGGATAGGTTTTTTACCGGAGTATATGGCGCGGGACGCGGTGGAAGACGGGCTGCTGGTGACGCGGCGTATCAATAACCCGCGTCAGGACTCGCGCATGCTGCTCGCCACGCAGCATGCCGCGACAGGCCAGGTCACGCGCTGGATCAAACAGCAGTTTGGTCCAGCGGGGGTGCTGACCGATATCTATAGCGATTTACTGTGGCGCGCTTAG
- a CDS encoding YqaE/Pmp3 family membrane protein → MGFWRIVFTILLPPLGVLLGKGLGWAFIINILLTLLGYFPGLIHAFWVQSKS, encoded by the coding sequence ATGGGTTTTTGGCGTATTGTTTTTACCATCCTGCTGCCGCCGCTGGGCGTGCTGTTGGGCAAAGGGCTTGGCTGGGCGTTTATCATCAACATTCTTCTGACGCTGCTGGGCTACTTCCCCGGCCTCATACACGCGTTTTGGGTACAGAGCAAAAGCTAA
- a CDS encoding ArsR/SmtB family transcription factor, protein MTELEQLQASAEQAATLLKAMSNPRRLLILCTLCGAPGTSAGELARATGLSPSATSQHLARMREEGLIASTREAQRILYFIKNDAVHQLISTLKTLYCP, encoded by the coding sequence ATGACTGAACTTGAACAGCTTCAGGCCAGCGCAGAGCAGGCCGCAACGCTTTTAAAAGCGATGAGCAACCCGCGTCGGCTGCTGATCCTCTGCACGCTGTGCGGCGCCCCCGGCACCAGCGCGGGGGAGCTGGCCCGCGCGACGGGCCTGAGTCCTTCCGCCACGTCGCAGCATCTGGCGCGCATGCGTGAGGAAGGCCTGATCGCCAGCACCCGCGAGGCGCAGCGCATTCTCTATTTCATTAAAAACGACGCGGTGCATCAGCTTATCAGCACCCTGAAAACCCTTTATTGCCCGTAA
- a CDS encoding rhodanese family protein has translation MSLPLLSPREANARIADGAKLIDIRDADEYAREHIPAAQSVPLDTLPGGLKTQAGETVIFHCQSGARTSGNADRLAQAAAPAQAFVVEGGIQGWKQAGLQTVEDKTQPLPLMRQVQIAAGLLILCGVVLGYSVSDGFFLLSGFVGAGLLFAGVTGFCGMARLLKVMPWNRRTS, from the coding sequence ATGTCACTTCCCCTTCTTTCGCCGCGCGAGGCCAATGCCCGCATCGCCGATGGCGCAAAACTGATTGATATTCGTGATGCCGACGAGTACGCCCGCGAGCATATTCCCGCCGCGCAGTCCGTGCCGCTGGATACCTTACCCGGCGGACTTAAAACGCAGGCGGGCGAAACGGTGATTTTTCACTGCCAGTCTGGCGCCCGCACCTCAGGCAATGCCGATCGCCTTGCGCAGGCTGCCGCCCCCGCTCAGGCATTTGTGGTCGAAGGAGGCATTCAGGGCTGGAAGCAGGCGGGTCTGCAGACAGTCGAAGACAAAACCCAGCCGCTGCCGCTGATGCGTCAGGTGCAAATTGCTGCCGGGCTGCTCATTCTCTGCGGCGTAGTGCTGGGCTATAGCGTCTCAGACGGCTTTTTCCTGCTCAGCGGCTTCGTGGGGGCCGGGCTGCTGTTCGCCGGTGTGACCGGTTTTTGCGGCATGGCGCGGCTGCTGAAGGTGATGCCCTGGAACCGGCGTACCTCATAA